The DNA region TGGCTCCACAGAAAGAAGAGTTTCTATGAGTGAGACTGCACTTTTTGGCAAATCTTTAAAGGTGTTCCAAAGACAGCTCTCATAAGGATGCTGTGGTTTAAATATAGTCGCGTGAGGAAGTTTAGATCTCTTCCAGTAATCATCTGGTGGAGATCCACAAAGTTTAAATACTTTATGCAGCTGTTCAACCTAAATCACATACATAAATCGCGTTATCAAGGACGAAGGCAAGAAATTGAGTAAAAGGTGTAAAAGGTAAAATTCTGATGATGCAGGTTAGCAGACAAGCACTTTATCTTCCGAAAACATTTGGATTCACCTCAAGTGTTAAAGGAGGTACCTCAGTTCTCCCCTGAAGAATTGGTTTACCAGTAAGAATTTCCGCAAATACACATCCGACACTCCAGAGATCCACAGAAGCTGCATAATCCGTGGCTCCCAACAGAAGTTCTGGAGGACGATACCATAAAGTGACAACTCGACTGGTTAGTGGTTGCTTTGTTCCAAGGTCAGAGAAGTTCGCCAATCCAAAGTCTGCAACCTTCAGAATTCCCTCATTATTTACTAGAAGATTTGCACCTTTGATATCCCGATGCATTATACCTCGAGAATGACAATGGTCAAGTCCAGATAACAACTGTTTCATTAAGCATTTAACCTGCAAAAGAAGCAGCACATCTTTAGCACAAACATAAATATTATGCACTCATCAGGTTGAAGAGTGGGCAAAAACACCCAATACCTTTAACTATGAGAAGCTAACGAACCTGTGATTCATTGAACTTGACTTCAGGACAGGACAGGAGTCCTGAAATATCATGTTCCATGTACTCAAACACAAGATATATGCTAGAAGATAATCTGGAGGCAATTATCCCCTCTAACTTCATTATATTGGGATGGTCAAGCCTGCGAAGAATCAAAATTTCTCGTGCCATAAATCTAACACTTTCTGGCTCAAAGTTATCAAATCGCACTTTCTTCAGTGCAACTGTCCTTCCACTTTCCAGATCGCGTGCTCTGAATACGCTGCTATATGTACCCTGACCTATCTGTTACAGCAGTTAAACCacataaagaaaacaaaattcaTCAGCAAGAAAGCTTAATGTCATATGTAGAAATATTATTAACATGCCCACAAAAGTTTAAGAACACGAAGTCTCTGCTACTCTAGCACTAGACTAACTTTTTAGTGACTTGCAAGGTAAAGAGAGTATATTCCTCAAGTTTTACTTGAATTGGAGCGGTCATACAAAAAGGTTAAAACTTTATCAATTCCGTCAACAGAAAACTCTACTATCTTCATCTCATTCATCCCCTTCTGTTCCTAGTTTCCATGTGCTCTCCTCCCCCCAAAACCCCcaccaaaaaaagaaagaaaaaaagaagaaacttaTGTAGAAATATTATTGATGGACAGTTTGGTCACACCTCGACTACTCAACTAGGTATGCATGCACTACCTCCCACAAGAACCGGATAACTCTACTCACCAAATCTAGGTAGAACTTAGAAGAGAACATTTCTTTTGAAACTAACCTTATCCAATTTCTGAAAAGACTCAGGTTTGAGAGGCAACCAGCCATGAATGGCTTCAGCTGCAACAGTACTAAGCCATACAGGCCAACCTGCAGCAACTTGCTCTCCTTCCACATACTTCATCAAACTCACTGATTGATCACCATTAGAATATTCCTTGCCCGACTCATTTAACTCGCTCGCGCCTCCACTTAGTCCTGATAATTCCCCTCTCTTCTTCACCTTATTCGTCATATCAAATTCAGATACTAATGTATCACTGCCGACATGGCTCCTACTGTCGTCATTTTCTCTGAGAGTCCCTGAATATTGATCACATGCAGGGGTTACCGACACGGTCTGTTTCGAGGCCACACAACCCATGAAGGACAATATAATTATAAATGATTCTACACTATCAAAAAGAGGTCAATATAGCCATTTGCAGACGAAACAACAGCTTCCACTCGAGCTAGCTATGTATATGTATCCAAAAAACAATGTACGTATATACATGTTTAGTATTAGATTGCATCCATTTTGAACTCATTAACTCCAAATCTTCAATCTGTCTCTGTCATTACAGTGGCACTTGACTACAAAACAAGACCAACCCAGACGGCATTTAACTGAATCTTGACGTGGGTCAAGTTCAATTCTGAAGCAGCAATGGAGATTCTCAAGACCATTGAAATATTACTTTTATATATTCAAGAATCAAGAACTCAGTTCACAGTCACTACCCCCCTCCCCTCTAGCTTTCTCCCTCCTCGAAACTCTTTTCTGCGGCAATTGCGGAAGGTGGACAAGGAAAATAAGAGCTTAATGTGGTTAACAATCACAGTATAGGAATGAGTGATGAGCGAAATCAACGGGGAGAAAGAGAACTTGTAGCCTTTTCAATAGTAACAGTAGGAATCACCAAACTTCTTTTTTGGTTATGTGGAATTAATAGATAATCAAGGagggcaagaaaagaaaaaagcaaatgACAAAGAAAAGTAAGCATTGCAGTCTTTTGAGAGCAACTACTCTTTGACTTGTCTCAGCATTCACTGCGGAAATTTGAAACTCTCCTGGTCTTGTTGGTAATTTTGgcaatatttttgttattttccccGCTAAATTTTTTAGAATTAAGCTGGAGATTGGTCAGTATACAGTCCGAGAAGGTGGGGGCCAGCCAAATGAAGTGACATGTGATGGAGTAAGTAGATTTGCTTAGGAGTAATTTTTTGTGGTTTGGTTTAACAAATTTACTAAcctaattttcaacaagttggtaAATGCACAAATAGTCATTTTCAAGGATGTTATTTAGAGATTAGTCGGTACTTattttatcctaaaattttaaattaaaaatcttaacttcaggaCATTTTTGTCCCGAAAATTTGAACTCAATAACTGAAATTCAGAATACATTGGCTGATTCTTAAATAGTAGCACTAGAGAATATGTGGTATTGTCCGTTTTGGGTTAAGCGCACACGCTTTTCTTCAAAATGCTCACACCATTAAGAGATCCCTATAT from Nicotiana tabacum cultivar K326 chromosome 24, ASM71507v2, whole genome shotgun sequence includes:
- the LOC107772072 gene encoding protein IMPAIRED IN BABA-INDUCED STERILITY 1, which codes for MGCVASKQTVSVTPACDQYSGTLRENDDSRSHVGSDTLVSEFDMTNKVKKRGELSGLSGGASELNESGKEYSNGDQSVSLMKYVEGEQVAAGWPVWLSTVAAEAIHGWLPLKPESFQKLDKIGQGTYSSVFRARDLESGRTVALKKVRFDNFEPESVRFMAREILILRRLDHPNIMKLEGIIASRLSSSIYLVFEYMEHDISGLLSCPEVKFNESQVKCLMKQLLSGLDHCHSRGIMHRDIKGANLLVNNEGILKVADFGLANFSDLGTKQPLTSRVVTLWYRPPELLLGATDYAASVDLWSVGCVFAEILTGKPILQGRTEVEQLHKVFKLCGSPPDDYWKRSKLPHATIFKPQHPYESCLWNTFKDLPKSAVSLIETLLSVEPHKRGTASSALASEYFKTKPHACDPSSLPKYPPSKEIDAKHLEDAKRKKPSGRARAPDPTRKLTRKQNGLRKLAPEENLPIQNKGAHISDCNNVTTQEERDTITSLARPKPSVDMMVKTFHVKNASQGDVPFPGPLQISGSSGFAWAKRRFDDSSVRSRRRTSSRSLIFEHSVALHVKNNMDPKVQGNCELINANQTNSVGHDTDESTKHAIRQRWSQLERPDSFDASDGYHSQELSLTQYLKEETAIKRINLVQDQVDKVEFSGPLLSQTQTVEELLEKHERQIRQAVRQSWFQRGLKVHQMFAT